TGCCCAACTTGCTGGTAAGTTTTGGAATTATGACGAAGTTGTAGATTGATTCAGATCATATTTTAGGTAGTGaaatgattgttttttttttatgattgtgtTCATGTAGAGTGGTTGGAAACTGGAAAGCTACAAAGGGTGGTTCTTGTCATCATGAGTAAGGCCTCTGGTGAGGTATTAGAGAGGTGGAATTTCAGTATTGAAACCGATAGCGAGGTTGTTGAGAAAGGGTAAGCTGATAATCATTTTTCTGATCGAAATAAGTGTATGTTGGAGATTTTTATGGCAGAAGATTTGTAGTTTCTTTCATGAGCTTAAATAGTTCAGAGCCAAATATTCGACCCCAGCGGCTTGCTTGATGAAGTATGTTGAGGATTGTTTTTTAACTAATTAGCTAAACTTATATTTGATTTTCCAGTGTTTCAAGAGAGAAAAGTGATAAAGAAATAATGAGGGAAATTCAAGCAATTATGAGGCAAATAGCGTCCAGCATCACTTATTTGCCGTGCCTTGAGGAACCATGTAAGCATCATTTGTGCTTGGATGTTTCGATACAATGGCAATGTTGCTTTTGGGATGTTTCTTGATGAGAATTCTTGTTTCATTTGTGTGTATGGCTGTAGGTGTGTTTGATGTGTTAGCATACACTGATACTGATGTTGCAGTTCCATTCACTTGGATTGAGAGTGACCCTAAACTGATAGCAAATCCACAAATGGTGAAACTGCACTCTTTTGACACTAAGGTAGGAGCAATTTGCTGCTTGATTCTGATATGAAACCCCTGGATATTTTGGTGACCCTAATTCGAGTTTCGTTTCTCTATGCAGATTCATAAGGTTGACACTTTGGTTTCGTATAAAAATGATGATGAATGGGATGAGTCCTAGACCATGGATCCTTGTTGTACTTTACTTTTGTTGTCATTGTGAATCATTGATTCACATTTTGTATGTTAGATTGTGTAAACCTTGAAAAATCTATTAGTTGTATCCTCAATGAAGATTAGACGAAATTGAACAATGAGATCAATTTCTTTGTGTGAACATGTTTTTTGACATGTGAAATATGTAAGGGGAAGCCAAGGAATTCTGAACAATGTGCAAGAATATATTTGGGTACAAGTTAAAGGAATTCTGAACAATGTGCAAGAATATAAGTCCTTGTTATCCAACACCACAAGTGTGTTTGTGTTTGATGTGCTGGCATACAGTGCCATAGCATAATGTTGTTTGCATCGACTTGGAATATATGCAGCTCAAATTATGTTGTAATTATTGGATTTTGCGGGGTTGTTCAAAATAAACAAGGTTTcaactttgattttcttttcttcataagcaatttcttgaaaggaaaaaatagaTGCTTTCATGGACTACTTTTTGACTTCAGGGATTTTCTTCATCATTAGCTAAAGGAGACAAGGGTCATGTCCTCCTAACAAAAATATCCAAAGTTTTCATTTTTGATAGAATTCCGTCTAGTAAGCCTCGAGATCTTGAGAATCGTCAATTAAACCAATCATGATGTATTGGACTCATAACacatttttaattacttttacCCACACTCCAACTATAATTAGAATTTTTCACAGATGGCAAATTTTTTAGTACGTCGATAAAAATTTGCATAAAATCGCAAAATCCATTATCACATGTTTTCATTATTAGTTAGTATCCACTATATTAAATTTTCCACTTTTAACGTATCAAGGGAAAAGaacttttatgtttttagtcaaatatagatagatatttggtaaaaaaaaaaaaaaaaagatggatCCTTAAGAATCGGGGAATTTGAACCCGACGTGAATCGAACACGCAACCTTCTGATCTGGAGTCAGACGCGCTACCATTGCGCCACGGATCCTAGGATGTTAACATCTTCCATATTTATTTACTCATACGTTACTCACCTGTATTATTTTTGGGAAAACTTGTCAATTCCATTAAATATTATGTGcaggaaataataataataataataataggaataagaaaatcaatctttgatgttattttttttagcttaatttctaaaaaaattatcaacgcGATTTATAAGctttaattatttgaataaaattgataagaaatacaatatatatatatatatatatatatatatatataaatctcatAGTTGTTTATGAGTTTAAGGTATACAGTTCATTAGTCTAATAAAGATACAtagaaaattcatgaaaaagtatgtgaaatatttaaatttattttaaaaaaagatatattgtCATTTAGAGTTATCTAAGATTTGTCTAAGATAGACACTAATTTAGTGGATCTACATTAGCTCATCCCAAGTCTCTTACCTTGACAAGTATTGTAAACCTTTTTTCAGTAGTGTAGGACAGTACACTAAACTCCAAGTAGTAGCTCAAATGCTTTATGTCGGTTTTAGTATCTCCCAtagttaagttattttttttccttctaattaTTGCATGAACAAACTTATGTATTTCAGATTAATATATCTCAACTTCATGTTATTTTACTTAGTCATTGCATCAACATGTTTTACAAATTTAGTCTGTTCAACTATCATGTTTATTATGCATATTTTTCATActcagtacattcaaagtacttaTCACATACTTCTTTCTATATTGTGTTATAATATAGGTTCAAACGCTCAATATCATGTCCACAATTAGTATATATCTAGTCAATGTTGTAATTGCTAGTAGGTGAGTTCTCATATTCTGAGGACGATCTTATCCTTTCATTTCAATATTTACTTTGAGTTTCAGATAGTTAGAGTTAGCTAGGGGCTTGTCCTAGTAACTCATTTAGTAGAGACTTTTCAGACGATTAGTAAATTCAGCTTATGTTTTAAACCAAATATTTGTCTATTGGAGTTTAATAGACTACTCCAGTTTGCACTTTCTTATCTTCAATCATTATTTCATGTTCTCTTAGTGTCATGTCATGAGGTTAGCTTGGGTCACTTGTGGCTCTAAGCACCGTGCTAAGTCTAGGGGTAGTCTTGGGACAACattgaaataatatttacaaaaatctttacaagcccaaatttgaaataatatatctaaacattgaaaaatgaaaattataaactaATCTTAAGATATATTTAGCAAagtagattattattattaatctttttatgtataaaaaaattaaatatatttattatgtcaGTTGATTTGGATtcgatttgactttttttccctatttataccaaaccaaaccaaaccaagaaTGTGATCcatttctcttcttatttttaaCGTCaaacaaatcaaaccaaaccaaaccacaaGTTAATTTCTTTTCTTCGATTTGACTTGATTTATCGATTTGATTGGGCCCAACTGTTTGACTTGTACCCCTAGTTTTCGTATAAGAGAACCGCTAGATATTTTGTAAAGCTACACACTTTCTTATTGgtaattatttagtttaaacAAAAATGGTACTTAAAATTTAGAATTAGTGG
The DNA window shown above is from Solanum stenotomum isolate F172 chromosome 6, ASM1918654v1, whole genome shotgun sequence and carries:
- the LOC125867712 gene encoding mitotic spindle checkpoint protein MAD2 → MASRTVSKDIITLRGSAAIVSEYFGYAANSILYNRGVYPEESFKKVKKYGLTMLLTEDEGVKTFVSNLTAQLAEWLETGKLQRVVLVIMSKASGEVLERWNFSIETDSEVVEKGVSREKSDKEIMREIQAIMRQIASSITYLPCLEEPCVFDVLAYTDTDVAVPFTWIESDPKLIANPQMVKLHSFDTKIHKVDTLVSYKNDDEWDES